One window from the genome of Candidatus Binatia bacterium encodes:
- a CDS encoding zf-HC2 domain-containing protein gives MMTCREVLDSISSFIDEDLKQEVLHEMRKHIHVCSDCRAQFDSMTMTIKLYRHEARPEVPVECHDRLVKVLELERMKPQGAHEGPQGPAGTPGTPGTPGTKRASGTPEEKS, from the coding sequence ATGATGACGTGCCGCGAGGTACTGGATTCGATTTCATCGTTCATCGACGAGGACCTGAAGCAGGAAGTTCTTCACGAAATGCGGAAGCACATTCACGTGTGCAGCGACTGCCGCGCCCAGTTCGACAGCATGACCATGACGATCAAGCTCTACCGCCACGAGGCCAGGCCCGAGGTGCCCGTCGAGTGCCACGACCGGCTGGTGAAGGTCCTCGAGCTCGAGCGGATGAAGCCCCAGGGCGCTCATGAGGGCCCTCAAGGCCCCGCCGGCACTCCGGGAACGCCAGGAACCCCCGGCACGAAGCGCGCATCCGGCACCCCCGAAGAGAAGAGCTGA
- a CDS encoding sigma-54 dependent transcriptional regulator yields MNVAVIMPPGAERESLLAYLERRHAAVVLADTVDQFLATRVEEACSLGVLDFGSRAQAESEQSYPVDRRDAIRRLKERWPRMQLVLWLDREDAADAADMNASGIRNIFLKPLRTEALDGLLQAAGRSVVQHAREQRETARVEQEFRFERIVGESPAIRRAVELAQSVSLSSATSVLILGESGVGKELFAQAIHGESPRAHGPFMEINCAAIPRELLESELFGHEKGAFTDATQQRIGLFEAAEHGSVFLDEVGELPLTLQAKLLKFLDMKVVRRVGGSRDIPVDVRILAATNRALSDEVRTGRFREDLYYRLNVVPIEVPPLRERNGDIVVLGRLFTERVSRKLGRTVRLNAAGEKALLHYPWPGNVRELMNAVERAVLLSRAEEMGPAELALPDLQPRPIGDADLGSLGIRIPAEGISLLALEKAAIEGALEKSGGNVVEAARLLHIGRGSLRCKMRRHGIGRDREEAVVPRVGQLA; encoded by the coding sequence TTGAACGTCGCCGTCATCATGCCGCCGGGCGCCGAGCGGGAGTCGCTGCTCGCCTACCTGGAGCGGCGCCATGCCGCGGTCGTCCTCGCCGACACGGTGGACCAGTTCCTGGCCACGCGCGTGGAAGAGGCGTGCTCCCTCGGCGTGCTCGATTTCGGGTCGCGCGCCCAGGCGGAAAGCGAGCAGAGCTACCCGGTGGACCGGCGCGACGCCATCCGCCGGCTGAAGGAGCGCTGGCCCCGCATGCAGCTGGTGCTCTGGCTGGACCGCGAGGACGCCGCGGATGCCGCCGACATGAACGCGAGCGGCATCCGGAACATCTTCCTGAAGCCGCTCCGCACCGAGGCGCTGGACGGGCTGCTCCAGGCGGCCGGCCGGAGCGTGGTGCAGCACGCCCGCGAGCAGCGGGAGACGGCGCGCGTCGAGCAGGAGTTCCGCTTCGAGCGGATCGTGGGGGAGAGCCCCGCCATCCGCCGCGCCGTCGAGCTGGCGCAGAGCGTCTCCCTGAGCAGCGCCACGTCGGTGTTGATCCTGGGCGAGAGCGGCGTGGGCAAGGAGCTCTTCGCGCAGGCGATCCACGGCGAGAGCCCCCGCGCGCACGGCCCCTTCATGGAGATCAACTGCGCCGCGATCCCGCGCGAATTGCTCGAGTCCGAGCTGTTCGGCCACGAGAAGGGCGCGTTCACCGACGCGACCCAGCAGCGGATCGGCCTCTTCGAAGCGGCCGAGCACGGCTCGGTCTTCCTCGACGAAGTCGGCGAGCTGCCGCTCACGCTGCAGGCCAAGCTCCTCAAGTTCCTCGACATGAAAGTCGTGCGGCGCGTCGGCGGCTCGCGCGACATCCCGGTGGACGTGCGCATCCTGGCCGCGACCAACCGGGCGCTGTCCGACGAGGTGCGCACCGGACGCTTCCGCGAGGACCTCTACTACCGCCTCAACGTCGTTCCGATCGAGGTGCCGCCGCTGCGCGAGCGGAACGGCGACATCGTCGTCCTCGGGCGCCTCTTCACCGAGCGCGTCTCCCGCAAGCTGGGGCGCACGGTGCGGCTGAACGCCGCGGGCGAAAAGGCTCTGCTCCACTACCCGTGGCCCGGCAACGTCCGCGAGCTGATGAACGCCGTCGAGCGCGCGGTGCTCCTGAGCCGAGCCGAGGAGATGGGACCCGCGGAGCTCGCGCTTCCCGATCTCCAGCCCCGCCCGATCGGCGACGCCGATCTCGGCTCGCTCGGCATCCGGATTCCGGCCGAGGGGATCTCGCTCCTCGCCCTGGAGAAGGCGGCCATCGAGGGCGCCCTGGAAAAGAGCGGCGGCAACGTCGTGGAGGCGGCCCGGCTGCTCCACATCGGCCGGGGCAGTCTTCGTTGCAAAATGCGCCGCCATGGCATCGGGCGCGACCGTGAGGAAGCGGTCGTCCCCCGGGTCGGCCAGCTCGCCTGA
- a CDS encoding sigma-54 dependent transcriptional regulator has product MSARRKEPRLKPAAGVDAGADPGRDRKRAATEGQRARQELASSDPGMRGLWEAEVEAETPRGRGFTQNMIGVSPRMQRIFRLIAKVAPTESTVLITGESGTGKEMVATAIHLQSRRAHRPFIAVNAAAVPESLFESELFGHVRGAFTGAVGDRPGLLRQADGGTLFLDEVAEMPLSVQAKLLRALQSGEVRPVGGAEAAHVDVRVIAATNRDLPRALAEGRLREDLYYRLSVFTIEMPALRERREDIPLLATFFRQRYARRMGKRVDRFTDRAQYYLMRYDYPGNVRELENAIERAVTLSERGEITHMDLPPTFREAPVRLLPEGNAFPYRADMSLADLEAEHIRRALIHFAGNTTKAARSLGISRSTLWRKMKQYGL; this is encoded by the coding sequence ATGAGTGCGCGCCGCAAGGAGCCGCGTCTGAAGCCGGCCGCCGGCGTGGATGCCGGCGCGGATCCCGGGCGGGATCGTAAGCGCGCCGCCACGGAGGGTCAACGCGCGCGCCAGGAGCTCGCGTCGTCCGATCCGGGAATGCGCGGCCTCTGGGAGGCCGAGGTCGAAGCCGAGACGCCGCGCGGCCGCGGCTTCACCCAGAACATGATCGGGGTGAGCCCGCGGATGCAGCGCATCTTCCGGCTCATCGCCAAGGTCGCGCCCACCGAAAGCACGGTGCTCATCACCGGCGAGAGCGGCACCGGAAAAGAGATGGTCGCCACCGCGATCCACCTCCAGAGCCGGCGCGCCCACCGTCCCTTCATCGCCGTCAACGCCGCGGCGGTCCCCGAGTCGCTGTTCGAGAGCGAGCTCTTCGGGCACGTGCGCGGGGCCTTCACCGGCGCGGTGGGGGACCGCCCGGGGCTGTTGCGCCAGGCCGACGGAGGCACCCTCTTCCTCGACGAGGTGGCGGAGATGCCCCTCTCCGTCCAGGCCAAGCTGCTCCGGGCGCTCCAGAGCGGCGAGGTGCGCCCGGTGGGAGGCGCCGAGGCGGCGCACGTCGACGTGCGCGTGATCGCCGCGACGAATCGGGATCTGCCCCGCGCCCTCGCCGAGGGACGCCTTCGCGAGGACCTCTACTACCGCCTCAGCGTGTTCACGATCGAGATGCCGGCGCTGCGCGAGCGCCGCGAGGACATCCCGCTCCTGGCCACGTTCTTCCGCCAGCGCTATGCGCGCCGGATGGGAAAGCGCGTGGACCGCTTCACCGACCGCGCCCAGTACTACCTGATGCGCTACGACTACCCCGGGAACGTGCGCGAGCTGGAGAACGCCATCGAGCGCGCGGTGACGCTGTCGGAGCGCGGCGAGATCACGCACATGGACCTGCCTCCCACCTTCCGCGAGGCTCCCGTCCGGCTGCTTCCCGAGGGCAACGCGTTCCCCTACCGGGCCGACATGTCGCTGGCGGATCTCGAGGCGGAGCACATCCGCAGGGCGCTGATCCACTTCGCCGGAAACACGACCAAGGCGGCCCGGTCGCTCGGAATTTCACGGTCGACGCTGTGGCGGAAGATGAAGCAGTACGGTCTGTAG
- a CDS encoding sigma-70 family RNA polymerase sigma factor, translating into MTEEFVNPTATDEELVRKSQQDDERAFGELVTRYESKVYSLAMKMLRNPEDAEDVLQETFLRAYRGIKSFKGNSTFSTWIYRITANSALMRLRKKQLPQVSIEDSDEREAPISIADWAPGPVEQLLNQEMQKVMDEAINALPPEFRQVFILRDVEELSNADVAEILDLSVAAVKSRLHRARLKVRNRLAQYFSETKADRTRAKAS; encoded by the coding sequence ATGACTGAGGAGTTCGTGAATCCAACAGCGACCGACGAGGAACTCGTCCGCAAATCGCAGCAGGATGACGAGCGCGCCTTTGGCGAGCTGGTCACGCGGTACGAGTCCAAGGTCTACAGCCTGGCGATGAAAATGCTGCGGAATCCGGAGGACGCGGAAGACGTCCTTCAGGAAACGTTCCTCCGGGCGTATCGCGGCATCAAATCGTTCAAGGGGAACTCGACGTTCTCCACGTGGATCTACCGCATCACCGCGAACTCGGCACTGATGCGGCTTCGGAAGAAGCAGCTTCCCCAGGTCTCGATCGAGGATTCGGATGAGCGGGAAGCGCCGATCTCCATCGCCGACTGGGCCCCCGGCCCCGTCGAACAGCTGTTGAATCAGGAAATGCAGAAAGTCATGGACGAGGCGATCAATGCACTCCCACCCGAATTTCGACAAGTCTTCATCCTCAGGGACGTGGAAGAGCTGTCGAATGCCGACGTGGCGGAGATTCTCGATCTCTCGGTGGCGGCCGTGAAATCGCGTCTCCACCGGGCACGCCTCAAGGTCCGCAACCGTCTCGCGCAATACTTCAGCGAGACCAAAGCCGATCGGACGAGGGCCAAAGCATCATGA
- the msrA gene encoding peptide-methionine (S)-S-oxide reductase MsrA, with product MNATVKEKATFAAGCFWGVESMFRAVPGVLDVAVGYTGGRTEHPTYEDVCTGRTGHAEAVEVVYDPARVSYDTLLGVFFENHDPTTPNRQGPDVGEQYRSAIFVHSPEQEREARAKVAELEGAKRFRRPIVTQVVPAAPFWRAEEYHQRYFEKKGIAPTCHMPAPRH from the coding sequence ATGAACGCGACGGTGAAGGAGAAGGCCACGTTCGCCGCCGGCTGCTTCTGGGGCGTGGAGTCGATGTTCCGCGCCGTGCCGGGCGTGCTGGACGTCGCCGTGGGCTATACCGGTGGGCGCACCGAGCACCCCACGTACGAGGACGTTTGCACCGGCCGCACCGGCCATGCCGAGGCGGTGGAGGTGGTGTACGACCCGGCGCGCGTGAGCTACGACACCCTGCTCGGCGTCTTCTTCGAGAACCACGACCCGACCACGCCGAACCGGCAGGGGCCCGACGTGGGCGAGCAGTACCGTTCGGCGATCTTCGTCCATTCGCCGGAGCAGGAGCGGGAAGCCCGGGCCAAGGTGGCCGAGCTGGAGGGCGCGAAGCGCTTCCGCCGGCCGATCGTCACGCAGGTCGTTCCCGCCGCCCCCTTCTGGCGCGCCGAGGAGTACCACCAGCGCTACTTCGAGAAGAAGGGGATCGCGCCGACCTGCCACATGCCGGCCCCGCGGCACTAA
- the dnaK gene encoding molecular chaperone DnaK, which yields MGKIIGIDLGTTNSCVAVMEGGEPVVIPNAEGARTTPSVVAVTKTGERLVGQVAKRQAVTNPKNTVYSIKRFMGRKYSEVVEETKNVPYEVKEGPGGQVQIVLGDKSYTPPEISAMILQKMKQTAEDYLGEKVTEAVITVPAYFNDAQRQATKDAGRIAGLDVKRIINEPTAAALAYGLDKKKDEKIAVYDLGGGTFDISILELGDGVFEVKSTNGDTHLGGDDFDKRVIDWLAQEFQKQEGIDLRKDAMALQRLKEAAEKAKIELSTVMQTDVNLPFITADANGPKHLNVTLTRAKYEQLVDDLIQRTQPPVKQALSDAGLSPSQIDEVILVGGATRTPKVQELVQKYFGKEPHKGVNPDEVVAIGAAIQGGVLAGDVKDVLLLDVTPLSLGIETLGGVMTKLIERNTTIPTKKSEIFSTAADSQTTVEIHVLQGEREMAVDNKTIGRFQLTGIPPAPRGIPQIEVTFDIDANGILHVTARDKATGKEQKIRIEAGGGLSEQEIKKMVTDAEAHAAEDKQKREQIETKNRGDALAYETEKNLKELSEKMDGADRAKVENALADLKRALETGHSEEIRTATDTLNRVWGEVSQRMYAGAAQGPGGPGEGPGPEGQGPVGGEPQGGPQQGGKKEGDDGAVDADFEVVK from the coding sequence ATGGGAAAAATCATAGGAATCGACCTCGGCACGACGAACTCGTGTGTCGCCGTGATGGAAGGCGGTGAGCCGGTCGTCATTCCGAACGCCGAGGGAGCCCGGACGACCCCCTCGGTCGTGGCTGTCACCAAGACGGGCGAGCGTCTGGTCGGTCAGGTCGCCAAGCGACAGGCGGTCACCAACCCCAAGAACACCGTCTATTCGATCAAGCGCTTCATGGGGCGCAAGTACTCCGAGGTGGTCGAGGAGACCAAGAACGTCCCCTACGAGGTGAAGGAAGGGCCGGGCGGCCAGGTGCAGATCGTCCTGGGCGACAAGTCGTACACGCCCCCCGAGATCTCCGCGATGATCCTTCAGAAGATGAAGCAGACCGCGGAAGACTACCTCGGCGAGAAAGTGACCGAAGCGGTCATCACCGTGCCCGCGTACTTCAACGACGCGCAGCGCCAGGCCACGAAGGACGCCGGCCGCATCGCGGGGCTCGACGTGAAGCGCATCATCAACGAGCCGACGGCGGCCGCGCTGGCGTACGGCCTGGACAAGAAGAAGGACGAGAAGATCGCCGTCTACGACCTGGGCGGCGGCACGTTCGACATATCCATCCTCGAGCTGGGCGACGGCGTGTTCGAGGTCAAGTCGACGAACGGGGATACGCACCTGGGCGGGGACGACTTCGACAAGCGCGTGATCGACTGGCTGGCGCAGGAGTTCCAGAAGCAGGAAGGGATCGATCTCCGGAAGGACGCCATGGCGCTCCAGCGGCTGAAGGAAGCCGCGGAGAAGGCCAAGATCGAGCTCTCCACGGTGATGCAGACCGACGTGAACCTGCCCTTCATCACGGCGGACGCGAACGGCCCGAAGCACCTGAACGTCACGCTCACGCGGGCCAAGTACGAGCAGCTGGTGGACGATCTGATCCAGCGGACCCAGCCGCCGGTGAAGCAGGCGCTCTCCGACGCGGGGCTCTCCCCGTCGCAGATCGACGAGGTGATCCTGGTCGGCGGCGCCACGCGGACCCCCAAGGTGCAGGAGCTGGTGCAGAAATACTTCGGGAAGGAGCCCCACAAGGGCGTGAACCCCGACGAGGTCGTCGCGATCGGCGCCGCGATCCAGGGCGGCGTGCTCGCGGGCGACGTGAAGGACGTGCTCCTGCTCGACGTGACCCCGCTCTCGCTGGGCATCGAGACTCTGGGCGGCGTCATGACCAAGCTGATCGAGCGGAACACCACGATCCCGACCAAGAAGTCGGAGATCTTCTCGACCGCGGCGGACAGCCAGACCACCGTCGAGATCCACGTGCTCCAGGGCGAGCGCGAGATGGCGGTGGACAACAAGACGATCGGGCGCTTCCAGCTCACCGGGATCCCGCCCGCGCCGCGCGGCATTCCGCAGATCGAGGTGACGTTCGACATCGACGCCAACGGCATCCTGCACGTCACAGCGCGCGACAAGGCGACCGGGAAGGAGCAGAAGATCCGGATCGAGGCCGGCGGCGGCCTGTCGGAGCAGGAGATCAAGAAGATGGTGACCGACGCCGAGGCGCACGCGGCGGAGGACAAGCAGAAGCGCGAGCAGATCGAGACGAAGAATCGCGGCGACGCGCTCGCGTATGAAACCGAGAAGAACTTGAAGGAGCTTTCGGAGAAGATGGACGGCGCGGATCGGGCGAAGGTCGAGAACGCGCTCGCCGATCTGAAGCGGGCGCTCGAAACAGGTCACTCGGAAGAGATTCGGACCGCCACGGACACGCTGAACCGGGTCTGGGGCGAGGTCTCGCAGCGGATGTACGCCGGCGCGGCGCAGGGGCCGGGAGGTCCGGGCGAAGGGCCGGGGCCGGAAGGCCAGGGTCCCGTCGGCGGCGAGCCGCAGGGCGGACCGCAGCAGGGCGGCAAGAAGGAAGGCGACGACGGCGCCGTCGACGCGGACTTCGAGGTCGTGAAGTAG
- a CDS encoding Hsp20/alpha crystallin family protein, with product MSVTRWNPVRDEMTRFVDEFLGRRFESEGPTVWQPRVDIEESDDHYVVRAELPGMKLEDIKITVEDNQLTVRGEKRREEEKKGTTYHRVERVYGMFERSFTLGHLVNSDKIEALYRDGVLQVSIPKAEQAKAREIAIKVEK from the coding sequence ATGTCAGTGACCCGTTGGAATCCCGTTCGGGACGAGATGACCCGCTTCGTGGACGAGTTCCTCGGCCGCCGCTTCGAGTCGGAGGGACCGACCGTGTGGCAGCCGCGCGTCGACATCGAGGAGTCGGACGACCACTACGTCGTGCGCGCCGAGCTGCCGGGGATGAAGCTGGAGGACATCAAGATCACCGTCGAGGATAATCAGTTGACCGTCCGGGGCGAGAAGCGCCGGGAGGAAGAGAAGAAGGGAACGACCTATCACCGGGTGGAGCGCGTGTACGGCATGTTCGAGCGCTCGTTCACGCTGGGACACCTGGTCAACAGCGACAAGATCGAGGCCCTCTACCGCGACGGCGTGCTCCAGGTGAGCATTCCCAAGGCCGAGCAGGCCAAGGCGCGGGAGATCGCGATCAAGGTCGAGAAGTAA
- a CDS encoding PAS domain S-box protein, protein MDRHDLFELLPQPAWVFDVETLRFLAVSGAAVRAYGYSREEFLAMTIEQIRPPGEISALRAHLHGRENPKRTEWTHRRKDGTVFSVQISAVPVTYQGRAAELVIATDITALVHTNEMLRRSEEHFQRIADHVPAILWSAHPDGRSTWVNRKWLDFRGTTVGDELGLGWFESVHPEDRDRYLDDCQRAFSSRGPLASEFRAKDSRGRWRVLLARGEPYTDPDGVFHGYLGTCIDVTEQMQAREELTRQKELFQTVFDHIPAMVVLFGEDGSITAVNREFERTLGYTEEDGAGNDLVSALYPDPSVAAEVRAFIERADRNWSDFVTRTKDGRDIETSWANVRLSDGRGIGIGQDATERKRLEAQLRQAQKMESVGRLAGGVAHDFNNLLTAILGFSSLAERDIPEGSPARRSLDEVRKAGERAASLTRQLLLFSRKSVVVSESVDLGDVVGDMTGMLRRMIGEDVRLHTRSAPEATVRADRGQIEQVILNLAVNARDAMPTGGDLWLEVECLVEPPPARGEPPPGRVALTVRDNGVGMTKEVRAHIFEPFFTTKPVGEGTGLGLATVYGIVQQGGGSIEVQSAPGQGTTFRILLPHHPREVHARNPEPVANEARGHGTVLLVEDEETVRNLVAAVLGGGGYRVVTAMSGEDALRLAADAAQPIDLVLSDLVMPGPNGREVVEAILEVRPGLHHLYMSGYTDDAIVSRGIQTGDSPFIQKPFLPAALLSKVRQVLEGSGTPRIALSIPAPLPINDPSTGAFFRRDPRGDATS, encoded by the coding sequence ATGGATCGCCACGACCTGTTCGAGCTGCTCCCACAACCCGCCTGGGTCTTCGACGTGGAGACCCTTCGGTTCCTCGCGGTGAGCGGGGCTGCCGTGCGCGCCTACGGCTATTCCCGCGAAGAATTTCTGGCCATGACCATCGAGCAGATCCGCCCGCCGGGGGAAATCTCCGCCCTGCGGGCCCACCTGCACGGCCGCGAAAACCCGAAGCGCACCGAATGGACGCACCGGCGCAAGGACGGCACCGTCTTCAGCGTCCAGATCTCGGCGGTGCCCGTGACCTACCAGGGGCGCGCCGCCGAGCTCGTCATCGCGACGGACATCACGGCGCTGGTGCACACCAACGAGATGCTGCGCCGGAGCGAGGAGCACTTCCAGCGGATCGCCGACCACGTTCCGGCGATCCTCTGGAGCGCGCACCCGGACGGCCGGAGCACGTGGGTGAACCGCAAGTGGCTCGACTTCCGCGGCACGACCGTGGGGGACGAGCTCGGGCTGGGCTGGTTCGAATCGGTCCATCCGGAGGACCGGGATCGCTATCTGGACGACTGCCAGCGCGCATTCTCGTCGCGGGGACCGCTCGCGTCCGAGTTCCGCGCCAAGGACAGCCGTGGCCGCTGGCGGGTGCTGCTCGCGCGCGGAGAGCCGTACACCGACCCGGACGGCGTCTTCCACGGCTACCTCGGCACGTGCATCGACGTGACCGAGCAGATGCAGGCCCGGGAAGAGCTGACGCGGCAGAAGGAGCTGTTCCAGACGGTATTCGATCACATCCCCGCGATGGTGGTCCTGTTCGGCGAGGACGGATCGATCACCGCGGTCAACCGCGAGTTCGAGCGCACCCTGGGATACACGGAGGAGGACGGGGCGGGAAACGATCTGGTCTCCGCCCTCTATCCCGATCCGAGTGTCGCGGCGGAGGTGCGCGCCTTCATCGAGCGCGCCGACCGAAACTGGAGCGACTTCGTGACCCGGACGAAGGACGGGAGGGACATCGAGACCTCGTGGGCGAACGTGCGCCTGTCCGACGGACGCGGGATCGGGATCGGCCAGGACGCCACCGAGCGGAAGCGCCTCGAGGCCCAGCTCCGGCAGGCACAGAAAATGGAATCGGTCGGGCGGCTGGCTGGAGGGGTGGCGCACGACTTCAACAACCTCCTGACCGCGATCCTGGGCTTCTCCAGCCTGGCCGAGCGCGACATCCCGGAGGGAAGCCCCGCGCGACGCTCCCTGGATGAGGTCCGGAAAGCGGGCGAGCGAGCCGCGTCGCTCACGCGCCAGCTCCTCCTCTTCAGCCGGAAGTCGGTGGTGGTGTCGGAGAGCGTCGACCTGGGCGACGTGGTCGGCGACATGACCGGGATGCTTCGCCGCATGATCGGCGAGGACGTCCGCCTGCACACCCGCAGCGCGCCGGAAGCGACGGTCCGGGCCGACCGCGGTCAGATCGAGCAGGTGATCCTGAACCTTGCCGTCAACGCCCGCGACGCGATGCCCACGGGGGGCGATCTCTGGCTCGAGGTGGAGTGTCTCGTCGAACCCCCGCCGGCGCGCGGCGAGCCCCCACCGGGCCGCGTCGCACTCACCGTTCGCGACAACGGCGTCGGGATGACGAAGGAGGTTCGTGCGCACATCTTCGAGCCCTTCTTCACCACGAAGCCCGTCGGCGAGGGGACGGGACTCGGGCTCGCCACGGTCTACGGCATCGTGCAGCAGGGGGGCGGGAGCATCGAGGTCCAGTCGGCGCCCGGGCAGGGGACGACGTTCCGCATTCTGCTCCCGCACCATCCGCGCGAGGTGCATGCCCGCAATCCGGAGCCCGTCGCGAACGAGGCCAGGGGCCACGGGACCGTGCTGCTCGTGGAAGACGAGGAAACGGTGCGGAATCTGGTCGCGGCGGTGCTCGGAGGCGGGGGCTACCGCGTCGTCACGGCCATGTCCGGGGAGGACGCGCTTCGACTTGCCGCCGACGCCGCCCAGCCGATCGACCTCGTGCTCTCGGATCTGGTCATGCCCGGGCCGAACGGACGCGAGGTGGTCGAGGCGATTTTGGAGGTGCGTCCGGGGCTGCACCATCTCTACATGTCGGGGTACACCGACGACGCCATCGTGAGCCGCGGGATCCAGACCGGCGATTCTCCCTTCATCCAGAAGCCGTTCCTCCCCGCCGCCCTGCTCTCCAAGGTTCGCCAGGTCCTGGAGGGGTCGGGCACCCCGCGAATCGCGCTAAGCATTCCGGCCCCGCTGCCGATAAATGATCCGTCAACGGGCGCCTTCTTCCGCCGCGACCCGAGGGGGGACGCAACCTCTTGA
- a CDS encoding glycosyltransferase family 9 protein, which translates to MNSDAPRRIHLYRPQNQLGDLLLNVPAIRAIRDRYPAAKLTLIVGPQNAPAVLGQAWADEIRVLRGRGAWAAVREALHVAPRPDLSVYFTTVSYSVSGALLARRARARQRIGFAPARYGRHDWAALTRAVPYPEGKLHQSEVSMTLARAAGAIAAPAPPHYVADPRLLSRAPASVAYLHPGAGKIKNRWPVERFAEVAAALAGRGLDVHVLEGPQDSGTAAALSACAGRELPVVRGEAVPTLAARFARAALYVGNDTGPLHLAGAVGCPTVGIYGWTDPDEWKPVGGQVRTVRAPDAKLESVTAAMVLEAVAATLGEGVRV; encoded by the coding sequence ATGAATTCCGACGCCCCGCGTCGAATCCATCTCTACCGCCCTCAGAACCAGCTCGGCGATCTCCTCCTCAACGTTCCCGCCATCCGGGCGATCCGCGACCGCTATCCCGCCGCGAAGCTGACGCTGATCGTCGGGCCGCAGAATGCGCCCGCGGTCCTGGGTCAGGCCTGGGCGGATGAGATCCGCGTGCTGCGCGGCCGCGGCGCGTGGGCCGCGGTTCGCGAGGCGCTCCATGTGGCGCCGCGTCCCGATCTCTCGGTCTACTTCACCACCGTCTCCTATTCGGTGAGCGGCGCGCTGCTCGCGCGGCGCGCGCGGGCGCGCCAGCGGATCGGGTTCGCCCCGGCGCGCTACGGCCGCCACGACTGGGCCGCCCTGACGCGCGCGGTTCCGTACCCGGAGGGGAAGCTCCACCAGTCGGAGGTCTCGATGACCCTGGCCCGCGCGGCCGGCGCCATCGCGGCGCCCGCTCCGCCCCACTACGTGGCCGACCCCCGCCTCTTGTCGCGCGCTCCCGCCAGCGTGGCGTATCTTCACCCCGGCGCCGGCAAGATCAAGAACCGATGGCCCGTGGAGCGCTTCGCCGAGGTCGCGGCCGCGCTCGCGGGGCGCGGGCTGGACGTGCACGTGCTCGAGGGGCCTCAAGATTCGGGAACGGCAGCGGCCTTGAGCGCGTGCGCCGGCCGCGAGCTGCCCGTCGTGCGCGGCGAGGCCGTGCCGACGCTGGCCGCGCGCTTCGCCCGCGCGGCGCTCTACGTGGGAAACGACACGGGGCCCCTGCACCTCGCCGGCGCCGTGGGATGTCCCACCGTGGGGATCTACGGCTGGACCGATCCCGACGAATGGAAACCGGTGGGCGGGCAGGTCCGAACGGTTCGCGCCCCGGACGCGAAGCTCGAGTCGGTGACGGCGGCGATGGTGCTGGAGGCGGTGGCGGCGACGCTGGGGGAGGGGGTGCGGGTTTGA